From Nematostella vectensis chromosome 14, jaNemVect1.1, whole genome shotgun sequence, a single genomic window includes:
- the LOC5503469 gene encoding dimethyladenosine transferase 1, mitochondrial, translating into MALRLPPMPKVSDLLRLYGLTAQKQFSQNFILDLNITDKIAKVSDVFDCYVCEVGAGPGSLTRSILNAGARHVAAVEIDRRFLPSLQLLEDAAKGRMTLHHADIMKFNIPSAFPRASPTGWESGDIPGVRMVGNLPFGVSIPLLLQWLEAIPERSGPFAFGRTPMALVFQKEVAENIVASEGSYNRSRLAVMVQYLCEAKRRYSLPSSVFVPKPKVDASLVVLTPRVTPLIDAPFIVVEQVVKAVFAMRRKFIHTPLKLMFPGKEELVGDLLRLSSVNPEQRAHELAMTEFNSLCSAYLEIARTMDLSLQPMRVNRPAHVTDVLR; encoded by the exons ATGGCGCTTCGATTGCCTCCGATGCCTAAAGTATCGGATCTGCTACGTCTTTACGGCTTGACGGCACAGAAACAGTTCAGTCAGAACTTTATTTTGGATCTCAATATCACAG ACAAGATAGCTAAGGTATCTGATGTGTTTGACTGTTATGTGTGTGAGGTTGGAGCAGGCCCAGGCTCTCTCACTCGATCCATCCTAAATGCTGGAGCAAGGCATGTAGCAGCTGTGGAGATTGATAGACGTTTTCTCCCCTCTTTGCAG CTTCTTGAGGATGCGGCTAAAGGACGTATGACTTTGCATCATGCtgacatcatgaagtttaACATTCCCTCAGCTTTTCCCCGGGCTTCTCCTACAGGATGGGAGTCAGGAG ATATTCCAGGTGTGCGCATGGTTGGCAATCTTCCATTTGGTGTATCCATACCACTTCTCCTTCAATGGCTGGAAGCAATTCCAGAGCGATCAGGTCCTTTTGCATTTGGAAGGACACCCATGGCTTTGGTTTTTCAAAAAGAGGTTGCAGAG AATATTGTGGCATCTGAGGGGAGCTATAACAGATCTAGGCTGGCTGTCATGGTACAGTACCTGTGTGAAGCCAAGAGGAGATACTCACTTCCCAGTTCTGTGTTTGTCCCTAAGCCAAAG GTAGATGCGTCACTGGTTGTTCTCACACCCCGAGTTACGCCACTAATTGATGCACCCTTCATCGTCGTTGAACAAGTCGTAAAAGCAGTCTTTGCGATGAGAAGAAAATTCATCCACACTCCTCTCAA ACTGATGTTCCCAGGAAAAGAAGAACTAGTAGGTGATTTGCTTCGCCTTTCCTCGGTCAACCCTGAACAGCGGGCTCACGAATTAGCTATGACCGAATTCAACAGCCTTTGCTCCGCTTATCTCGAGATCGCGAGAACAATGGACTTATCACTTCAGCCAATGAGAGTGAATAGACCAGCTCATGTGACTGATGTGCTAAGATGA
- the LOC116611467 gene encoding uncharacterized protein LOC116611467, producing the protein MQRILLHVFIVMLSRAVHVKAEECPLRTCYESDFLPKKHVTRGKCLQGFSYRNVSLDGGPEGCFFQCTRNCRCQAFQVTTERCELLDQDKDDATPEKFVDNSSYDYYRLHQKIVHPQSSEGCSNGCCEQQRCPNGRACVEQCVDPKRKFYCVFTCLDVLLDFKRRGIQPVNGTYTSEFKMYCAFEDTRAWTLIESFALRNRHDFENKPFFKDAPFNENEPSWEKYRLSKTRMNQLRAHATLFMAGCVYDQRVDGWPKDILVGRLSKFDIMTKDANGRCFEVERIRIRENQCQTSTPNCKVPLWHSDKFHLHTDSSQNYCSFSTSDSVSSEDNFGFYEYINSNFSCTATEDSTTQWWLGQELE; encoded by the exons CTTGAGAACTTGTTACGAAAGCGACTTCTTGCCAAAGAAGCACGTCACCCGTGGGAAGTGTCTGCAAGGGTTTTCCTATAG GAATGTAAGCTTGGATGGCGGTCCCGAGGGGTGCTTTTTTCAGTGCACACGCAACTGCCGGTGCCAAGCATTCCAGGTAACGACAGAGAGATGCGAGCTTCTCGATCAAGACAAAGACGACGCTACACCCGAGAAGTTTGTCGATAATTCGAGTTATGACTACTACCGCCTTCACCAAAAAATCGTCCACCCG cAGTCATCAGAGGGTTGCAGCAACGGCTGCTGTGAGCAACAGCGGTGTCCTAACGGAAGAGCATGCGTAGAGCAATGCGTTGACCCAAAGCGCAAGTTCTATTGCGTTTTCACGTGCCTTGACGTACTATTGGATTTCAAGAGAAGAGGAATTCAGCCAGTGAATGGAACCTACACCTCAGAATTTAAGATGTATTGCGCTTTTGAAGACACAAGAGCATGGACCCTGATCGAATCGTTTGCACTGAGAAACAGACATGATTTTGAAAACAAGCCCTTTTTTAAAGACGCTCCTTTCAACGAGAATGAACCGTCTTGGGAGAAGTATCGTCTTTCTAAGACGAGGATGAACCAGCTCAGGGCACATGCTACGTTATTCATGGCTGGCTGTGTGTATGACCAAAGAGTTGACGGATGGCCAAAAGATATCCTTGTAGGGAGGCTCTCCAAATTTGACATCATGACAAAAGATGCCAATGGAAGGTGCTTTGAAGTAGAGCGGATCCGAATCCGAGAAAATCAGTGTCAAACGAGTACACCTAATTGTAAAGTCCCGCTCTGGCACTCCGACAAATTTCATCTGCATACCGATTCCTCTCAAAATTATTGCAGCTTTTCTACATCTGATAGTGTTAGTAGCGAAGACAACTTTGGTTTTTATGAATATATCAATAGTAATTTCTCGTGTACAGCAACCGAAGACTCGACGACACAATGGTGGCTTGGTCAGGAGTTGGAATAA